A part of Rhinoderma darwinii isolate aRhiDar2 chromosome 1, aRhiDar2.hap1, whole genome shotgun sequence genomic DNA contains:
- the LOC142649077 gene encoding olfactory receptor 6B1-like, which yields MMEIYNGNNITEFILIGFPTRPELQPLLFAAFLIIYLLTVTENVVIIITIQFNVKLHKPMYYLLSSLSFLEIWYVTVTVPNLLNIFLTQNNKISFFACMIQLYIFISLACTECVLLAAMAFDRYLAICFPLLYPVIMNNTFCLQLTIGTWVLGFSIALIKAIFIFRLRFCGPNVINHFFCDISPMLNLACTDMSFTELVDFILAMAIIMIPLIMIIITYICILWAVVRMPNNQGRKKAFSTCASHLTVVIIFYTTTLFIYARPRKASPYNRNKLVTILYSILTPFLNPIIYCLRNKEMKQTINKSFVTLHDIVLGSSPCSTAA from the coding sequence ATGATGGAAATTTATAATGGTAACAACATCACTGAATTTATCCTTATTGGGTTCCCAACACGTCCAGAGTTGCAGCCTCTTCTCTTTGCAGCGTTCCTAATAATTTATCTTTTAACTGTCACGGAAAATGTGGTAATTATCATAACAATTCAATTTAATGTAAAACTCCATAAGCCAATGTACTATCTTCTATCTAGCCTGTCTTTCTTAGAAATCTGGTATGTTACAGTTACTGTTCCCAATCTTCTCAACATCTTCTTGACTCAGAATAATAAGATCTCTTTCTTTGCTTGTATGATTcagttgtatatatttatatcattGGCCTGCACTGAATGTGTTCTTTTAGCAGCTATGGCATTTGACAGGTACCTTGCTATCTGTTTCCCACTACTTTATCCAGTTATCATGAACAACACCTTCTGTTTACAGTTGACCATTGGCACGTGGGTACTGGGATTCTCCATTGCCCTTattaaagcaatttttatttttaggttgCGTTTTTGTGGCCCAAATGTGATCAACCACTTTTTCTGTGATATTTCTCCTATGTTAAACTTAGCTTGCACAGACATGTCTTTCACGGAGTTGGTGGATTTCATCCTGGCCATGGCGATCATCATGATTCCTCTTATAATGATAATTATAACATACATTTGCATTCTTTGGGCAGTAGTCAGAATGCCTAACAACCAAGGACGTAaaaaagccttctccacctgtgCATCTCATTTAACTGttgttattatattttatacaaCAACATTGTTCATTTATGCAAGGCCAAGAAAGGCTAGCCCATATAATAGAAATAAACTGGTGACTATTTTATATTCTATTTTAACTCCATTTCTGAACCCAATAATTTATTGTCTGAGAAATAAAGAAATGAAGCAGACAATAAATAAATCATTTGTAACATTGCATGACATAGTCTTAGGGTCATCACCATGCTCTACAGCTGCCTGA